The genomic region GCCATACAGTTCTTCGCCAGCCCAAGGGCTGAATTTGGCCTTGCTCTTGAAGGTTTTGGGGTCCACGGCTCTGGCCTGATCCAGATCCAGCAGGACCACATCGGCAACAGAGCCTGCCTCCAGAGATGGGGTTTCCCAGTTCATGACTTTTGCACATCCAACCGTGAACAGGTCCAGCACTTTCTCCAGAGAAATCTTGCCGGTCTTCACAAAACGGGTGTACATCAGGGGGAAAGCCACTTCAATGCTGGGAATCCCGAAAGGGGCTTCCAGCAGGTCTTTTTCTTTTTCAGCCTGGGTGTGGGGAGCATGGTCGGTGGCGAGACAGTCCACGGTGCCATCCAGCAAACCTTCCAGCAACGCTTCTGCATCCTGCTGGGTGCGCAAGGGAGGTGCAACTTTATACATGGCATCAAAGCCACGCAGGCTTTCATCGGTGAGGGTCAGGTGGTGGGGGCACACTTCACAGGTGACTGGAGCACCTGCTTTCTTGCCCTGACGCACGATTTCCAGAGCGCGGGCGGTGGACAGGTGCTGGATGTGCAAACGGGCTCCGGTCAGCAGGGCAATTTCCACATCTCGGGCGACCCGGGCAGCTTCGGCGGCAGCGGGGTTTCCGGGCAGGCCCAGTTCATGGGACACCACGCCCTCGTTCATCACACCATCCTGACGCAAGGTGGCGTCTTCGGCGTGAACACTGACCAGCAAACCCAGACCGCTGGCATATTCCATGCCCCGGCGCAGCACGTTGGCGTTTTCATTGGTGCGTCCATCATCGGTGAACATGGATGCGCCAGCCTCTTTGAGGGCAGCCAGATCTGCAAGGGTCTCCCCTTTCTGACCTCTGGTGAGGGCAGCAGCAGGTTTCAGACGGGCAAAACCCAGTTTCTCGGCTTTCTGGATCAGGGTGGCCACGATGCCGGGTTCATCCACCACAGGACTGGTGTTGGGCATGCTCACCACGGTGCCGTAACCGCCAGCAGCAGCAGCAGCGAGGCCAGAGGCCAGGTCTTCTTTTTGTTCCTGACCGGGCTCACGCAGGTGGGCGTGCAGCTCGATCAGGGCAGGCGCAACCGTTGCCCCTTTGCCGTCAATGGTTTCGGTGGCGGCTTCAGACAGGTTCCAGCCTTTGATTTTGCCTTCTGCAATGAAGAGGCTTTCCAGTTGGTCGCTGCCCACACGTTTGACGTTTTTGATTTCCAGCATGAATGTTGTCTCCTACACTTCTCAAATTCAGGGGCAGAAACAGGGTTCTGCCCGAGGTGAGGTCACTTCTTGCCAACCAGCAAGTGGTACAGCACGCTCATGCGTACGGCCTGACCGTATTCCACCTGTGCGATGATGCGGCTTCTGGCACTGTCGGCAAGGCTGCCCGAGATTTCCAGATCGCGGTTCATGGGGCCGGGGTGCAGCACAATCGCATGGTCCTTGGCCCGTTCCAGCAGGCTTTCATTGACCTGATAGGTCAGGGCGTATTCACTCATGCTGGGCAGGAAACCACCGTTCATGCGCTCCTGTTGCAGGCGCAGGGCCATCACCACATCGGCACCAGTCACGGCTTCCTGAATGTCGGTGGTGACTTTCA from Deinococcus misasensis DSM 22328 harbors:
- a CDS encoding dihydroorotase, which translates into the protein MLEIKNVKRVGSDQLESLFIAEGKIKGWNLSEAATETIDGKGATVAPALIELHAHLREPGQEQKEDLASGLAAAAAGGYGTVVSMPNTSPVVDEPGIVATLIQKAEKLGFARLKPAAALTRGQKGETLADLAALKEAGASMFTDDGRTNENANVLRRGMEYASGLGLLVSVHAEDATLRQDGVMNEGVVSHELGLPGNPAAAEAARVARDVEIALLTGARLHIQHLSTARALEIVRQGKKAGAPVTCEVCPHHLTLTDESLRGFDAMYKVAPPLRTQQDAEALLEGLLDGTVDCLATDHAPHTQAEKEKDLLEAPFGIPSIEVAFPLMYTRFVKTGKISLEKVLDLFTVGCAKVMNWETPSLEAGSVADVVLLDLDQARAVDPKTFKSKAKFSPWAGEELYGWPTLTLVAGKVAFQN